A window from Citrus sinensis cultivar Valencia sweet orange chromosome 3, DVS_A1.0, whole genome shotgun sequence encodes these proteins:
- the LOC102623898 gene encoding putative recombination initiation defects 3, whose protein sequence is MKLKINKATDLSSISVLPPHARRSFGPQPSQLRSQPSQSQQSFSQGPSSQLGMFSQLSQSSLDEVLTNEQRVSSQERENTVKKFSCLPPGSYTREDSQTPIRCSTNVVRKWNPASAPDQRCQVSEELERRLGLMETSLNRIGINLDSVQSDIMQVNRGSKEILLEVEGISQKLIVQDTSLQLMNKGQEDIKTGLDGGLKSLSDQLGKDIYEDKFKEIFLELSSLPKKIEASLLKLQNELFSFLTEQMKAMACDLKSPTQKAIASSMKSPIQESNLATFPSKKRHGHPATFVPSKKPRGRPVSSQKKLRAPKNPAVPPEANVPEIQVANVDMGGWTFVKKELATLKKGMASEKRKQKGVSCVGQAKECIITIDSDEDINGGFSCLINEKETGNKNKLIHDEKEATERILRKARRRKRKYDNAIIIN, encoded by the exons ATGAAGTTGAAGATCAACAAAGCCACCGATCTCAGCTCTATCTCTGTCCTTCCTCCTCACGCAAG GAGATCATTTGGACCACAACCATCACAGCTTCGGTCACAACCGTCGCAGTCGCAGCAATCATTTTCGCAGGGACCATCATCTCAGCTTGGCATGTTTTCTCAGCTTTCTCAATCCTCTCTTGATGAAGTTTTGACAAATGAACAG AGAGTAAGTTCTCAAGAACGAGAAAACACTGTGAAGAAGTTTTCTTGCTTGCCCCCAGGAAGTTATACAAGAGAAGACAGCCAAACTCCAATAAGATGTTCCACAAATGTTGTGCGCAAATGGAATCCTGCTTCTGCTCCAGACCAGAGAT GTCAGGTTAGTGAGGAACTTGAACGTCGGCTTGGCTTGATGGAAACTTCACTCAACAGGATTGGAATAAACTTGGATTCTGTTCAGAGTGACATCATGCAAGTGAATAGAGGATCCAAAGAAATATTGCTGGAGG TGGAAGGCATTTCCCAGAAGTTGATAGTCCAAGATACATCACTGCAGCTGATG AACAAGGGACAAGAAGACATCAAAACCGGCCTTGATGGTGGCCTGAAATCTCTATCTGATCAACTGGGGAAGGACATATATGAAGACAAGTTTAAGGAGATTTTCTTGGAGCTATCCTCCTTGCCAAAAAAGATAGAAGCTTCACTACTGAAATTGCAGAATGAGCTTTTCAGCTTCCTAACAGAACAAATGAAG GCAATGGCTTGTGACCTGAAGAGCCCCACCCAGAAG GCAATCGCTTCCAGCATGAAGAGCCCCATCCAAGAGAGTAACCTGGCCACTTTTCCCTCAAAAAAG CGTCATGGCCATCCTGCTACTTTTGTTCCGTCAAAAAAG CCTCGTGGCCGCCCTGTTTCTTCTCAGAAAAAGCTAAGGGCCCCTAAGAA TCCAGCTGTGCCTCCAGAGGCCAATGTGCCAGAAATTCAAGTCGCTAATGTGGATATGGGAGGTTGGACTTTTGTTAAAAAGGAGCTTGCTACTCTCAAAAAGGGGATGGCCTCCGAGAAGCGAAAACAGAAAGGAGTTTCTTGCGTTGGACAG GCAAAAGAATGTATAATTACGATTGATTCAGATGAGGATATTAATGGAGGTTTTTCCTGCTTGATTAATGAGAAGGAAACAG gcaataaaaataagttgatACATGATGAGAAGGAAGCGACTGAAAGGATTTTGAGAAAAGCAAGGAGGCGAAAGAGAAAGTATGATAAtgctataattattaattga
- the LOC102627513 gene encoding signal peptide peptidase-like 4, producing the protein MDTKRVINIFIFILVSSPCLASAGDIVHQDNNAPKRPGCDNNFVLVKVPTWVDGGEDTEYVGVGARFGRTLEAKEKDASQNRLVLADPPDCCSKPKNKLTGEAILVHRGGCSFTAKANFAEEANASAILIINNKTELFKMVCESNETDVDIRIPAIMLPQDAGANLEKLIKNNSVVSVQLYSPRRPVVDVAEVFLWLMAVGTILCASYWSAWTARETAIELDKLLKDGSDEFSNMEGVNSNGFVDINMASAVSFVVIASCFLVMLYKLMSFWFIEVLVVLFCIGGVEGLQTCVVALLSCFRWFQHAGDSFIKVPFFGAVSYLTLAVCPFCIAFSVVWAVYRRISFAWIGQDILGIALMITVLQIVRVPNLKVGTVLLSCAFLYDIFWVFVSKWWFHESVMIVVARGDRSGEDGIPMLLKIPRLFDPWGGYSVIGFGDIILPGLIVAFSLRYDWLMKKNFRSGYFVWAMTAYGLGLLITYVALNLMDGHGQPALLYIVPFTLGTFLTLGKKRGELKTLWTRGEPERACPHIQLQSS; encoded by the exons ATGGATACAAAGAgagtaataaatatttttatttttattctggTTTCGAGTCCATGCTTGGCGTCGGCCGGTGACATAGTTCATCAAGACAACAACGCGCCAAAGAGGCCTGGTTGCGATAACAATTTCGTCTTG GTTAAAGTTCCAACTTGGGTTGATGGTGGAGAAGACACTGAATATGTTGGTGTTGGTGCTCGTTTTGGCCGTACCTTGGAAGCCAAGGAGAAAGATGCCAGCCAAAACAGACTTGTACTAGCAGACCCTCCTGATTGTTGTAGCAAACCAAAGAATAAG CTCACGGGGGAGGCTATTCTGGTGCACAGAGGTGGTTGCAGTTTTACAGCTAAGGCAAATTTTGCTGAAGAGGCAAACGCTTCAGCCATCCtcataataaacaataaaacag AACTTTTCAAGATGGTTTGTGAATCAAATGAAACCGATGTAGACATACGCATACCTGCTATTATGCTCCCTCAGGATGCTGGTGCTAACTTGGAAAAGCTTATAAAGAACAACTCTGTAG TTTCTGTGCAGCTGTACTCTCCACGCCGTCCGGTGGTTGACGTTGCAGAAGTGTTTTTATGGCTTATGGCTGTTGGTACTATTTTGTGTGCTTCTTACTGGTCTGCATGGACTGCCAGAGAAACAGCAATTGAACTGGATAAGCTATTAAAG GATGGTTCAGATGAATTTTCAAACATGGAAGGTGTTAATTCCAATGGCTTTGTGGACATCAACATGGCTTCAGCAGTTTCCTTTGTTGTGATTGCCTCATGTTTCTTGGTTATGCTTTACAAACTGATGTCGTTCTGGTTTATTGAGGTTCTGGTGGTTCTATTTTGCATTGGTGGGGTAGAG GGCCTACAGACCTGCGTGGTAGCATTGTTATCATG TTTCAGATGGTTTCAACATGCTGGAGACTCGTTTATTAAAGTACCATTCTTTGGAGCTGTCTCATATCTCACATTGGCTGTTTGTCCGTTCTGCATAgcattttctgttgtttgggCTGTTTATCGCCGCATATCGTTTGCTTGGATAGGTCAAGACATCCTT GGAATTGCATTAATGATCACTGTTCTTCAGATTGTTCGTGTGCCAAACCTCAAG GTTGGAACAGTTCTTCTCAGTTGTGCTTTCTTGTACGATATCTTCTGGGTGTTTGTTTCTAAATGGTGGTTCCATGAGAGTGTAATGATAGTG GTGGCTCGTGGTGACAGGAGTGGAGAAGATGGTATCCCCATGTTATTAAAAATCCCACGATTGTTTGATCCTTGGGGTGGCTATAGTGTAATTGGTTTTGGTGACATTATATTGCCAGGACTGATCGTGGCTTTTTCACTAAG gTATGATTGGCTgatgaagaaaaattttcGTTCAGGATACTTTGTTTGGGCAATGACTGCTTATGGTTTAG GTCTCCTGATTACGTATGTGGCATTAAACCTCATGGATGGACATGGCCAACCAGCATTGCTTTACATTGTTCCATTTACACTTG GAACCTTTTTGACCCTGGGAAAAAAGAGAGGTGAACTTAAAACGCTGTGGACAAGAGGAGAACCAGAGAGAGCCTGCCCGCACATCCAGCTTCAATCTTCATGA
- the LOC127901129 gene encoding U-box domain-containing protein 33-like has translation MALVSSVPAIAQGVDSVRCPDIQMAGITSSRRGIVEEPVASVIEDKIYVAVAKQVKESKSVLLWALQNSGGKRICIIHVHTPAQMIPVMGTKFPASSLEEEKVQAYREIERQDMHNHLDMCLLICRQMGVRAEKLDTESESTEKGILELISHYGIRKLVMGAAADKHYKKKMMDLKSKKAISVRQQAPASCHIWFICNGNLIYTREGSLDGIDPEISSPSFQASHNTENRHPNCLRSQSVVLRHNRPMKLTNPVQDLFHRVRSMNFDRNVGNVMTSQDSIGGLSSPASRSDAEVSSDECTTGRSTSQGSLSSCSSRGVIDVAMIPLIRTEGVSTLPPSKEDLQSSPPSVLDGSVDDNLYDQLAQAMAEAENSRREAFEEALRRGKAEKDAIESIRRAKASESLYAEELKRRKEFEEALANGKLELERMKKQHDEVMEELQIALDQKSLLESQIAESDQTAKELEQKIISAVELLQNYKKEQDELQMERDKAVKEAEELRKSRKEASSSSHMPQFFSDFSFSEIEGATHNFDPSLKIGEGGYGSIYKGLLRHMQVAIKMLHPHSLQGPSEFQQEIDILSKIRHPNLVTLVGACPEVWTLVYEYLPNGSLEDRLSCKDNSPPLSWQTRIRIATELCSVLIFLHSCKPHSIVHGDLKPANILLDANFVSKLSDFGISRFLSQNEISSNNTTLCCRTDPKGTFAYMDPEFLASGELTPKSDVYSFGIILLRFLTGRPALGITKEVQYALDTGKLKNLLDPLAGDWPFVQAEQLANLAMRCCEMSRKSRPELGKDVWRVLEPMRASCGGSTSYRLGSEERCEPPPYFTCPIFQEVMQDPHVAADGFTYEAEALKGWLDSGHETSPMTNLPLAHKNLVPNLALRSAIQEWLQQH, from the exons atggcTTTGGTGAGTAGTGTACCAGCGATTGCACAAGGGGTTGATTCAGTAAGGTGTCCTGACATTCAGATGGCTGGAATCACGTCCAGCAGAAGAGGGATTGTGGAGGAACCGGTGGCAAGTGTGATTGAAGATAAGATTTATGTTGCGGTTGCAAAACAAGTGAAAGAAAGCAAATCAGTTCTGTTATGGGCACTGCAGAATTCTGGAGGGAAGAGAATTTGCATCATTCATGTTCACACGCCCGCACAAATGATTCCAGTCA TGGGCACAAAGTTTCCAGCAAGCTCCCTTGAAGAGGAGAAAGTTCAGGCATACAGGGAAATTGAAAGACAAGACATGCATAACCACCTAGACATGTGCCTTCTCATCTGTCGGCAAATGGGA GTGCGTGCAGAGAAACTAGATACTGAATCTGAGTCTACTGAAAAGGGGATTCTTGAGTTAATCTCTCACTATGGGATCAGGAAGCTTGTTATGGGAGCAGCAGCAGACAAACACTACAAGAA GAAAATGATGGACCTCAAGTCAAAGAAGGCCATTTCTGTGCGCCAACAAGCACCTGCTTCTTGTCACATTTGGTTTATTTGCAATGGCAACCTTATCTACACGAG GGAAGGTAGCTTGGATGGAATTGATCCAGAGATTTCATCTCCATCATTTCAAGCAAGTCATAACACTGAAAACAGACATCCAAATTGCTTGAGATCTCAATCTGTTGTGCTGAGGCACAATAGACCTATGAAGCTGACCAATCCAGTTCAAGATCTATTCCACAGAGTAAGATCTATGAATTTTGACAGAAATGTGGGGAACGTAATGACTTCTCAAGATAGTATTGGAGGGCTGTCATCTCCAGCAAGCAGGTCCGATGCAGAAGTTAGTTCTGATGAATGTACAACAGGGAGAAGTACTTCTCAGGGCTCTCTCTCATCATGCTCTTCCAGAGGAGTGATTGATGTTGCTATGATTCCACTAATCAGGACTGAGGGAGTGAGCACACTGCCTCCATCGAAAGAGGATCTACAATCATCACCTCCCAGTGTACTG GATGGAAGCGTAGATGATAACCTTTATGATCAGCTTGCACAAGCAATGGCCGAGGCTGAAAATTCAAGGCGAGAAGCATTTGAAGAGGCTCTCAGGCGTGGGAAGGCTGAAAAAGATGCCATTGAGTCCATTCGCAGG GCTAAAGCATCTGAAAGCTTGTATGCCGAGGAGTTAAAACGAAGGAAGGAATTCGAGGAGGCACTGGCAAACGGAAAGCTGGAACTTGAAAGGATGAAGAAACAGCATGATGAAGTCATGGAAGAACTTCAAATTGCTCTGGATCAGAAATCATTGCTGGAGAGCCAAATTGCAGAATCCGATCAGACCGCAAAGGAGCTGGAGCAGAAAATTATCTCTGCTGTTGAACTTCTGCAGAATTACAAAAAAGAACAAGATGAATTGCAGATGGAGCGTGACAAAGCTGTCAAAGAAGCTGAGGAACTGAGGAAAAGTCGAAAAGAGGCCTCAAGCAGCAGCCACATGCCTCAGTTTTTCTCTGATTTCTCTTTTTCAGAGATTGAGGGAGCAACTCATAACTTTGATCCTTCCCTGAAGATTGGGGAAGGAGGATATGGGAGCATTTACAAAGGTCTCCTGCGACATATGCAAGTGGCTATTAAGATGTTGCACCCTCATAGCTTGCAAGGACCCTCTGAATTTCAACAGGAG ATTGATATTCTGAGTAAGATAAGACATCCAAATCTTGTAACTCTTGTTGGAGCCTGTCCAGAAGTGTGGACTCTGGTCTACGAGTATCTGCCCAATGGCAGCCTTGAAGACCGACTCAGCTGCAAGGATAACTCTCCCCCTTTATCCTGGCAAACTCGAATCCGCATTGCCACTGAGCTATGCTCTGTCCTTATCTTTCTCCATTCTTGTAAACCTCACAGCATTGTGCATGGTGATTTGAAACCTGCCAATATTCTTCTTGATGCTAACTTTGTTAGCAAACTTAGTGACTTTGGTATCTCTCGCTTTCTATctcaaaatgaaatttcaagtAACAACACAACACTGTGTTGTAGGACTGACCCTAAGGGTACATTTGCGTATATGGATCCAGAGTTTCTGGCATCAGGGGAACTTACTCCGAAGTCAGATGTTTACTCATTTGGGATTATTTTATTGCGCTTTTTGACTGGGAGACCAGCTTTGGGGATAACAAAGGAAGTGCAGTATGCATTAGATACAGGAAAACTGAAAAACCTATTGGATCCTTTGGCGGGAGACTGGCCGTTTGTCCAAGCAGAGCAGTTGGCTAACTTGGCCATGAGATGTTGTGAGATGAGCCGAAAGAGTCGGCCAGAACTTGGAAAAGATGTGTGGAGGGTACTTGAACCAATGAGGGCTTCATGCGGAGGATCAACATCATACCGATTGGGTTCTGAAGAGCGCTGCGAGCCACCTCCATATTTTACCTGTCCCATTTTCCAG GAAGTAATGCAGGATCCACATGTAGCAGCGGATGGTTTTACATATGAAGCAGAAGCATTGAAAGGATGGCTTGACAGCGGCCACGAGACTTCGCCCATGACAAACCTTCCACTTGCTCACAAAAATCTGGTCCCCAACCTTGCTCTTCGTTCAGCAATTCAAGAGTGGCTGCAACAACATTGA